Within the Flavobacteriales bacterium genome, the region GATGGATTGGAAGTGTCGGATTCGGTCAAGTCCGAACTGAAGTCCATTCGTCCAGAGAATTATACGGGGGTCTGACCCTGGGCAATAGACCTACATGTGAAGAAATTTTCTATCTGGTTAAACCCTTTGAATCCTAGCTGGTCTAAGAAGGAGCAGATTTAATCTTGATCCTGTCACAATGGTATGGCTATTGTGGCCTTAATTTTTTCTCGAACACCCATTTGACCACCCAAGCTCTATGTCAATATTTCCGAAACACGTTCTCTTGTTGATAGCTGTCCTGAGCATTTCTTTTCATGCGGTATCACAAGGTCCGCCCAATGGGTTGCGCATCAATGGGAAGGTGATCGATGCCCAGGCTCAGGCTCCTGTAGCCTATGCGACTATAGTGGCCAAGACTAAGGCAGCATCTGAACTCGTGACCGGAACAACTACCGATGATGCAGGTCGTTTCTCCATGCTGAGTAGGAATCCTGAGGTCTATATCATCGTGAGTTTCTTGGGATATCAGAACGATACCATTCGGGATTTCGTCATTGAGAACGGTAGGGTAGACCTTGGAGAGATAGCCATCTCACCCGATCAGGAAATGCTCGATGAGGTAGTGGTGAGAGGGGAAGTGTCCCGTACCACCTTTGAACTGGACAAGCGGGTCTTCAACGTAGGCAAGGACCTGAGTACATCTGGGGCGAGTGCCATGGAGGTGCTCAACAATGTGCCATCTGTCAATGTGAACATCGAAGGAGAGGTCAGTTTGAGAGGTAGCTCGGGAGTGCAGATTCTCATAGATGGTAAACCCTCGGTCCTTTCCGATGATCCTGCCAATCTGCTGGGCTCCATCACAGCCGATATGATCGAGAAGATAGAGGTCATCACCAATCCTTCGGCCAAGTACAATGCAGAAGGTACCTCTGGTATACTCAACATCGTTCTCAAAAAGGAGGAGAAAGAAGGACTGAATGGCTCGGTCTCGGTAAATACCGGTATCCCGGACAATCACAGTATCGGGATAAGCCTCAATCGCAGAACACAGAAATTCAATCTCTTCACACAGATGGGGATCGGATACCGTTCACTCCCTCGATTCTCTGATAACATCAACTGGGACCGCACCTCAGGCACCCAATTGCTCAGTGAAGGAGAGTCTTTTCGAAATGAGACCTTTTACAACATCACTCTCGGTACGGACTATCATATCAATGACAACAACGTGGTCACTCTTTCGGGTCGCTATGCCTTTGAGACGGAGGATAATCCCGCTACCACTGAATTCCGTCAGGTGGATACAGAAGGAAATCTGCTCAACGCTTGGACGCGAAACGAGGATACCCAGGCTGATAATCCCAAGTGGAGATTCGATCTTCAATACAAGAAGCAATTTACCGACCATAAGAAGCACACCTTGCTCGTCAGCGCTCTGGGGAACTATTTCAACAAGGACCAGAGTTCAATCTTCAGTAACATCACCACAGAAGGCGTGAGCCTTTCCAATGAACAGCTCACAGCCACGGATTTCGGTCGGGCCGACTATACCTTCAAATTGGATTATGCACATCCCGTGAATGACCAGATCATCTTCGAGACCGGTGCGCAGTATGAGATGAACGATGTGGGCAATGACTATGAGGTGCGCGACCTGGTCGATGGGACCTATGTCATCGATCCTGCCTTGACCAACGATTTCGAATATGACCAGAAGGTGTTGGGGGTTTATGTGACCGGTGCTTACGAAGGCACCAAGGCCGGGGTGAAATTGGGCTTAAGAATGGAGGATACCGACTTGCAGACCCTCCTCGCCACTACGGATGAGAAGAATAGCCAGAAGTTCACCAATCTCTTTCCGAGCTTCCATAGCTCCTATAAGTTCACAGAGAATCTGAGTTTCCAGATAGGATATTCCCGCAGGATCAAGCGTCCCCGTCTCTGGGATCTGAATCCTTTCTTCAACATCACCAACAACTTCAATGTACGCACCGGAAATCCCGACCTTCTTCCTGAGTACACCGATAGCTATGAGCTGACCGGTATCTACATCATGAAGAAGACAAGTCTGAGTTCGAGCCTCTATTATCGCTACACGACCGATGTGATGGAGCGGGTCTCTGTTTTTGAGGACAATGTAAACACCACCACTCCGCTCAACATCGGGACCAACGCCACCACCGGCATAGAAGTCACCGGTAAATATTCGGCAAATCGCTGGTTGACTCTCAATGGGGATTTCAATCTGAATCGCTTCGAGCGCAAAGGAGAATTCCAGGATACCGATTTCGATTTCACCGGGCAGCAATGGTCGGGTAGATTGACCTCCAAGTTCAAAGTCTCTAGAGACTTGGAATTCGAAATCACTGGGAATTACCGTTCCAAGTTCCAGACAGTACAGGGAGTGCAATCGTCCTCTCCTTCAGTGGATCTGGGGCTGCGCCAGAAATTCATGGATGGAAAGCTAGTGGCCAATGTAGGCGTGCGTGA harbors:
- a CDS encoding TonB-dependent receptor, whose product is MSIFPKHVLLLIAVLSISFHAVSQGPPNGLRINGKVIDAQAQAPVAYATIVAKTKAASELVTGTTTDDAGRFSMLSRNPEVYIIVSFLGYQNDTIRDFVIENGRVDLGEIAISPDQEMLDEVVVRGEVSRTTFELDKRVFNVGKDLSTSGASAMEVLNNVPSVNVNIEGEVSLRGSSGVQILIDGKPSVLSDDPANLLGSITADMIEKIEVITNPSAKYNAEGTSGILNIVLKKEEKEGLNGSVSVNTGIPDNHSIGISLNRRTQKFNLFTQMGIGYRSLPRFSDNINWDRTSGTQLLSEGESFRNETFYNITLGTDYHINDNNVVTLSGRYAFETEDNPATTEFRQVDTEGNLLNAWTRNEDTQADNPKWRFDLQYKKQFTDHKKHTLLVSALGNYFNKDQSSIFSNITTEGVSLSNEQLTATDFGRADYTFKLDYAHPVNDQIIFETGAQYEMNDVGNDYEVRDLVDGTYVIDPALTNDFEYDQKVLGVYVTGAYEGTKAGVKLGLRMEDTDLQTLLATTDEKNSQKFTNLFPSFHSSYKFTENLSFQIGYSRRIKRPRLWDLNPFFNITNNFNVRTGNPDLLPEYTDSYELTGIYIMKKTSLSSSLYYRYTTDVMERVSVFEDNVNTTTPLNIGTNATTGIEVTGKYSANRWLTLNGDFNLNRFERKGEFQDTDFDFTGQQWSGRLTSKFKVSRDLEFEITGNYRSKFQTVQGVQSSSPSVDLGLRQKFMDGKLVANVGVRDLFKTRIFESVIDEEDFYLYSWNQRGRFITFGLSYGFGKGEAMSYSGGRRR